From one Nothobranchius furzeri strain GRZ-AD chromosome 2, NfurGRZ-RIMD1, whole genome shotgun sequence genomic stretch:
- the fgb gene encoding fibrinogen beta chain, with translation MKTLLLLYLCAYVTWAQDGLDYDDYDWDARSSANNASATVDARGHRPVIKGRETYNTNKYVPPPISGGGRYRGRPTAAPPGGRQEQVKVEQPEAGGCTHASEEMGVLCPTGCELKTALLKQERNVRSSINQIKPEIDELSRSSNTIFNYIHSMSNSLRERQRVSNENDAVIGRYTDQVEQQHAYIKQTVDTVFPSNIRVLQGVLDKIKQKIQRLEKAIQAQKDKCKDPCITRCPIPVVSGKDCEDIYRRGGVDSQMYLVQPDASVTPYKAYCDQTSHNGGWLLIQNRMDGSVDFGRRWDEYRRGFGNVAFASEKGYCERPGEYWLGNDRISKLTKMGPTEVLIEMQDWTGAKVHAQYSQFTVQSDVSSYVLSVGGYSGNAGNTFLEGALELFGENRTMTIHNGMMFSTFDRDNDNWNPGDPSKQCSREDGGGWWYNRCHSANPNGRYYMGGKYTKQMSKHGTDDGVVWMNWKGSWYSLKAISMKIRPYFQSR, from the exons ATGAAGACGTTGTTGTTGCTGTACCTGTGTGCTTATGTCACCTGGGCTCAGGACGGTCTGGACTATGACGACTACGACTGG GATGCCAGGAGTTCAGCTAATAATGCGTCT GCAACAGTAGACGCTCGAGGTCATCGGCCGGTGATCAAAGGCAGAGAAACGTACAATACCAACAAATACGTCCCTCCTCCCATCAGCGGGGGCGGCAG gtacCGTGGTCGCCCCACTGCAGCGCCCCCTGGAGgccgtcaggagcaggtgaaggtgGAGCAGCCTGAAGCAGGAGGATGCACACACGCTTCTGAGGAGATG GGCGTTCTGTGCCCCACCGGCTGTGAGCTGAAGACCGCACTGCTGAAGCAAGAGAGGAACGTGAGATCG TCCATTAATCAGATCAAGCCTGAGATCGATGAGCTGTCCCGCTCCTCCAACACCATCTTCAACTACATCCACAGCATGTCCAACTCTCTGAGGGAGAGACAGCGGGTCTCCAACG AGAACGACGCGGTCATAGGTCGGTACACGGACCAAGTGGAGCAGCAGCACGCCTACATCAAGCAGACGGTGGACACGGTCTTCCCCTCTAACATCCGGGTGCTGCAG GGGGTTCTGGACAAGATCAAGCAGAAGATCCAGAGGCTGGAGAAGGCCATTCAGGCCCAGAAGGACAAATGCAAGGACCCATGCATAACCAGGTGTCCTATACCGGTGGTGTCTG GTAAGGACTGTGAGGACATCTACAGGCGTGGAGGAGTAGACTCCCAAATGTACCTCGTCCAGCCCGACGCTTCTGTCACTCCATACAAGGCCTACTGTGATCAGACTTCTCACAACGGAG GATGGCTTCTGATCCAGAACAGGATGGATGGCAGCGTTGACTTTGGCCGCCGTTGGGACGAGTATCGTCGCGGCTTTGGGAACGTCGCTTTTGCATCTGAGAAGGGTTACTGTGAGAGACCAG GTGAGTACTGGCTGGGAAATGATCGCATCAGTAAACTGACCAAAATGGGTCCCACAGAGGTTCTGATTGAGATGCAGGACTGGACAGGAGCCAAA GTGCACGCCCAGTACAGCCAGTTCACTGTCCAGTCAGACGTATCCAGCTACGTCCTTTCGGTTGGTGGTTACTCTGGAAATGCTGGCAACACTTTCCTGGAGGGAGCTTTGGAGCTCTTTGGTGAAAATCGCACCATGACCATCCACAATGGGATGATGTTCAGCACATTTGACAGGGACAACGACAACTG GAACCCCGGTGATCCCTCTAAGCAGTGCTCCAGGGAGGACGGTGGCGGCTGGTGGTACAACCGTTGCCACTCAGCCAATCCAAACGGGCGGTACTACATGGGTGGAAAATACACAAAGCAGATGTCAAAACACGGGACCGATGATGGCGTGGTGTGGATGAACTGGAAGGGGAGCTGGTATTCCCTCAAAGCCATCAGCATGAAGATCAGGCCTTACTTTCAGTCCAGATAA
- the LOC129152296 gene encoding fibrinogen alpha chain: protein MQQKQDGRPTPSSTAINRFRCSEESHVPLCLDDDWTSKCPSGCRLQGLISQAEVEVERKLQTVCRRMTRFKATAEESMLAVTVVYGTVRRALLSRYMSERKFADHAHTLSRNLTSLRKRSNILAQNIKEMNTRVRKQLEEMYRTEVDVDMKLRSCRGSCHSALQLNVKHQDLQTLQTDLNFLDETLNQKPAAPPPNIPQVKLQLRAVYPLKNVKHKTFPMVQLTQFEDVELNNLELGEQTESVNTEKPEGGSEI, encoded by the exons ATGCAGCAGAAACAAGATGGCCGACCAACTCCCAGCAGCACCGCCATAAACAGGTTTCGGTGTTCCGAAGAGTCACACGTTCCTCTGTGCTTGGATGATGACTGG ACCTCTAAATGCCCCTCTGGCTGCAGACTGCAGGGTTTGATCTCACAGGCTGAGGTGGAAGTAGAGAGAAAACTTCAGACTGTTTGTAGAAGGATGACACGTTTCAAAGCCACGGCTGAAGAATCCATGTTGGCGGTGACGGTTGTCTACGGGACAGTCCGGAGAGCTTTACTCAGCAGATACA TGTCTGAGCGGAAGTTTGCAGATCATGCACACACGCTGTCCAGGAACCTTACGTCACTACGGAAACGATCCAACATCCTGGCACAAAACATAAAGGAGATGAACACCCGAGTGAGGAAACAGCTGGAGGAGATGTATCGGACAGAG GTGGACGTGGACATGAAGTTACGATCCTGCCGGGGAAGCTGCCATTCGGCGCTGCAGCTCAACGTCAAACATCAGGACCTTCAGACTCTTCAAACCGATCTGAACTTCCTGGATGAAACTCTAAACCAAAAACCTGCTGCACCTCCTCCAAACATCCCACAAGTCAAACTGCAGCTAAGAGCTGTTTATCCGCTGAAGAATGTTAAACATAAAACATTCCCGATGGTCCAGCTGACCCAGTTCGAGGACGTTGAACTGAATAATTTAGAACTGGGGGAGCAGACTGAGTCAGTCAACACGGAGAAACCTGAAGGTGGATCTGAGATATAG
- the fga gene encoding fibrinogen alpha chain, which yields MKMMRLLVCLVCVAVTQVASQVDPRGARPVEPATRSDKCSTQKEWPFCTDDDWLSKCPSGCRIQGLMDKADHELLKKIEKIRSLLNQNKAKHRSTDQVSKQTYDYLRDRLTTDSGNNNNYYDLAQSLRQRITDMKIRIDNQMNTLAALKNRVKNQVTEMQRLEVDIDIKLRSCKGSCGGYSEYQVDKESYVNLDKQMRQLEAQSAQSVESVGTLYVMKTSSLQTAAAETRFKSKDVGGQKKDDVFSEVKTLQFVLEQEGSSSSPATVSKEPGTSQLQGTPAPLLPSSSSSSSSSKYITQLGGPGDFPGGFGTFDNSGQDRVYYGSTKTSSCTKSIKRTVVLTKDGPVEKTEEVMQGGPECRGMTELTKGGMSSLFPTLTHTSSSSSSSLTHTSSSSSGGAKGSLLGDSKLGFMDPFRDDGFDLGAFMPDNAEDDVPDFHARSVKSAPVQRQDDFVGKDCVDAYQKHLKGETNGLFKIKPGGTDSTVVEVYCHQEGIMGGWLLVQQRASGSVSFNRTWAEYRDGFGSVDAEGNGEFWLGNQLLHLLTNQSETMLKVELEDWEGGAATAEYSVRVGSKEEGYPLHVSGFTGDAGDALLKSHSGMKFSTFDKDDDKWERNCAEVYGGGWWYNSCQLANLNGVYYRGSYDPKGSAPHQAENGVVWTTFKPATYSLKAVRMFVRPAEF from the exons atgaagatgatgaggttACTGGTCTGTCTGGTGTGTGTTGCTGTGACTCAG GTTGCGTCTCAGGTTGACCCGAGAGGAGCCCGTCCTGTGGAGCCTGCTACCCGATCAGACAAATGTTCCACCCAGAAGGAGTGGCCCTTCTGCACCGATGATGACTGG ctctccaAATGCCCGTCAGGCTGCAGGATTCAGGGCTTGATGGATAAAGCGGACCATGAGCTGCTGAAGAAGATCGAGAAGATCCGCAGCCTCCTGAACCAGAACAAGGCCAAGCATCGCTCCACCGACCAGGTGTCCAAACAGACCTACGACTACCTACGGGACAGACTCACCACCGATTCTG gaaacaacaacaactactacgaCCTGGCCCAAAGCCTCCGACAGAGGATCACCGACATGAAGATCAGGATCGACAATCAGATGAACACTCTGGCTGCCCTGAAGAATCGGGTCAAAAACCAGGTCACCGAGATGCAGAGGCTGGAG GTTGACATCGACATTAAGCTCCGTTCCTGCAAAGGTTCCTGTGGTGGGTACAGCGAGTACCAGGTGGACAAGGAGAGCTACGTCAACCTGGATAAACAG ATGAGGCAGCTGGAGGCCCAGTCGGCCCAGAGCGTCGAGTCGGTCGGGACGCTGTATGTGATGAAGACCAGCTCTCTGCAGACTGCAGCTGCAGAAACCAGATTCAAATCCAAGGATGTAGGAGGTCAGAAGAAAGACGACGTCTTCTCTGAG GTGAAAACTCTCCAGTTTGTCTTGGAGCAGGAAGGCTCCAGCTCCTCCCCAGCAACCGTCTCCAAGGAGCCAGGTACCTCCCAGTTGCAGGGCACACCTGCTCCTTTGTtgccttcctcttcctcttcctcttcctcgtcCAAATACATCACTCAGCTTGGAGGACCTGGGGACTTTCCTGGTGGGTTTGGAACCTTTGATAACTCGGGCCAGGACAGAGTTTACTACGGGTCAACCAAAACCAGCAGCTGCACAAAGTCCATCAAGAGGACGGTGGTTCTCACCAAGGACGGGCCAGTAGAAAAGACGGAGGAAGTGATGCAGGGAGGGCCTGAGTGTCGGGGGATGACAGAGCTCACAAAGGGAGGGATGAGCTCCCTCTTCCCAACACTCACCcacacatcctcctcctcttcctcctcactcacccacacatcctcctcctcttccggAGGTGCAAAGGGAAGCCTCTTGGGAGATTCTAAACTTGGGTTTATGGATCCATTTAGGGATGATGGATTCGACCTCGGAGCGTTCATGCCAGACAATGCAGAGGATGACGTTCCCGATTTCCACGCACGCAGTGTGAAGAGTGCGCCCGTTCAACGGCAAGATGATTTTGTGGGAAAAG ATTGTGTCGACGCCTACCAGAAGCACCTGAAAGGGGAAACAAATGGATTGTTTAAAATCAAACCCGGCGGCACCGACTCCACCGTGGTGGAGGTTTACTGCCACCAGGAGGGGATAATGGGCGGGTGGTTATTAGTCCAGCAGAGAGCCAGCGGCTCCGTCAGCTTCAACCGCACCTGGGCTGAATACCGCGACGGCTTCGGCTCGGTCGATGCCGAAGGCAACGGGGAGTTCTGGCTGGGAAACCAGCTCCTCCACTTATTGACAAATCAGAGTGAGACCATGCTGAAGGTGGAGCTGGAGGACTGGGAAGGGGGTGCTGCCACAGCGGAGTACTCTGTTAGGGTGGGCTCTAAGGAAGAGGGGTACCCGTTGCACGTGTCCGGGTTCACCGGAGACGCCGGGGATGCCCTGCTGAAGTCCCACAGTGGCATGAAGTTCAGCACGTTTGACAAGGATGATGATAAGTGGGAGAGGAACTGTGCGGAGGTGTACGGGGGCGGGTGGTGGTACAACAGCTGCCAGTTGGCTAACTTAAACGGGGTGTATTACAGAGGCTCGTATGACCCAAAAGGCAGCGCACCTCATCAGGCTGAGAACGGCGTTGTGTGGACGACGTTCAAACCGGCAACTTACAGCCTGAAAGCTGTTCGGATGTTCGTTCGTCCCGCAGAGTTTTAG